A region of Streptomyces sp. NBC_01750 DNA encodes the following proteins:
- a CDS encoding SCO1431 family membrane protein codes for MTSTAITADRAEPRTRTGGPEDSSEILEHILGWTLVVVLAMLVTQLGLV; via the coding sequence ATGACTTCGACCGCCATCACCGCCGACCGCGCCGAGCCCCGCACCCGGACCGGTGGCCCCGAGGACAGCTCCGAGATCCTCGAGCACATCCTCGGCTGGACCCTCGTCGTCGTCCTCGCCATGCTCGTCACCCAACTCGGACTGGTCTAG
- a CDS encoding peptidase C39 family protein yields MPRPTSRRSVLSAAVAAAAGAGALSSAAPAAAAPAGRTGSVPLVDNQFWTSYTDWRFGTAAGTRAVAGRRPGVVIAAPAGRTDYTDPHTGTTATWEYATWTSPVHCSQVPATEVIASWNAHTPAGTWLQVELRGVYSDTTPTPWFVMGRWAAGDGDIRRTSLDDQGDGKAGIWTDTFSIDDAAGGLRLVSYQLRLTLYRKPGTRLTPTVWRLGAMASDIPDRFTVPASAPGLARELSVPRYSQNTHVGQYPEYDNGGEAWCSPTSSQMIIEYWGRKPSAADLSWVNPAFADPQVCHAARFTFDYQYNGCGNWPFNAAYAATFKDMSAVVTRLSSLTDLETLIRAGIPAITSQSFLKEELTGAGYGTSGHLMTVIGFTADGDVIANDPASPSNAAVRRVYRRAEWEKIWLRTKRYNASGKVVSGTGGVCYLYWPAQPTPAQRRALEAVGIR; encoded by the coding sequence ATGCCCAGACCTACTTCGCGCAGATCCGTGCTGAGTGCCGCGGTCGCGGCAGCGGCGGGTGCGGGCGCGCTGTCCTCCGCCGCCCCGGCGGCCGCCGCCCCGGCCGGTCGCACCGGTTCCGTCCCGCTGGTCGACAACCAGTTCTGGACCTCGTACACCGACTGGCGCTTCGGCACCGCGGCCGGCACCCGGGCCGTCGCCGGCCGGCGCCCCGGAGTGGTCATCGCCGCCCCTGCCGGCCGCACCGACTACACCGATCCGCACACCGGCACCACTGCGACCTGGGAGTACGCCACCTGGACGTCGCCCGTCCACTGCTCGCAGGTGCCGGCGACCGAGGTCATCGCCTCCTGGAACGCGCACACTCCGGCCGGTACCTGGCTCCAGGTCGAGCTGCGCGGCGTCTACTCCGACACCACCCCGACCCCCTGGTTCGTGATGGGCCGCTGGGCGGCGGGCGACGGCGACATCCGCCGTACGTCCCTCGACGACCAGGGCGACGGCAAGGCCGGCATCTGGACGGACACCTTCTCCATCGACGACGCGGCCGGCGGACTGCGCCTGGTCTCGTACCAACTGCGGCTGACCCTCTACCGCAAGCCCGGCACCCGGCTCACGCCCACCGTGTGGCGGCTCGGCGCGATGGCCTCCGACATCCCGGACCGGTTCACCGTCCCCGCCTCCGCACCTGGACTCGCCCGCGAGCTTTCCGTACCGCGCTACTCGCAGAACACCCACGTCGGCCAGTACCCGGAGTACGACAACGGCGGCGAGGCCTGGTGCAGCCCCACCTCCTCCCAGATGATCATCGAGTACTGGGGCCGGAAGCCGTCGGCCGCCGACCTTTCCTGGGTGAATCCCGCCTTCGCCGACCCCCAGGTCTGCCACGCGGCCCGCTTCACCTTCGACTACCAGTACAACGGCTGCGGGAACTGGCCCTTCAACGCCGCCTATGCGGCCACCTTCAAGGACATGAGCGCGGTCGTCACCCGGCTCTCCTCGCTCACCGACCTCGAGACGCTGATCCGGGCCGGTATTCCGGCCATAACGTCCCAGTCCTTCCTCAAGGAGGAGCTGACCGGCGCGGGCTACGGCACCTCGGGGCATCTGATGACCGTGATCGGGTTCACGGCCGACGGGGATGTGATCGCCAACGACCCCGCATCGCCCAGCAACGCCGCCGTACGCCGTGTCTACCGTCGCGCCGAGTGGGAGAAGATCTGGCTCCGCACCAAGCGCTACAACGCGAGCGGCAAAGTGGTCTCCGGCACAGGGGGCGTCTGCTACCTGTACTGGCCCGCCCAGCCGACCCCCGCCCAGCGCCGGGCGCTGGAGGCCGTCGGCATCCGGTGA
- a CDS encoding uridine kinase family protein: MDDLDRQAMALRALPPSCGPVRLVAVDGHAGSGKSTFAARLATALGDGVPVLHLDDLATHEELFAWTDRMLIQVIGPLSHGRTAHYDPYDWNLRRFGPPCSLEAAPVVLIEGVGAGRRALRPFLARLLWMERSAEESWQRGRDRDGSELSAFWDDWTMAETRHFLSDPSRPFADALVRECQEGYKWLQGPSATA; the protein is encoded by the coding sequence ATGGACGACCTCGATCGGCAGGCCATGGCGCTGCGCGCACTTCCGCCTTCGTGCGGACCGGTGCGGCTGGTCGCGGTCGACGGCCACGCGGGCTCGGGGAAGAGCACGTTCGCGGCCCGGCTCGCGACGGCACTCGGCGACGGCGTGCCGGTGCTGCACCTCGACGACCTGGCCACCCATGAGGAGCTCTTCGCCTGGACGGACCGGATGCTGATCCAAGTGATCGGCCCGCTCTCGCACGGCAGGACCGCGCACTACGACCCGTACGACTGGAATCTGCGCCGCTTCGGACCGCCGTGCTCTCTGGAGGCGGCTCCTGTGGTGCTGATCGAGGGCGTGGGGGCTGGGCGGCGGGCGTTGCGCCCGTTTCTCGCGAGGCTGCTGTGGATGGAGCGCAGCGCGGAAGAGTCCTGGCAGCGGGGCCGGGACCGCGATGGAAGCGAGCTCTCCGCTTTCTGGGACGACTGGACCATGGCGGAGACACGCCATTTCTTGTCGGACCCTTCTCGTCCGTTCGCGGATGCCCTGGTACGCGAGTGTCAGGAGGGGTACAAGTGGCTCCAGGGGCCTTCTGCGACAGCGTGA
- a CDS encoding AAA family ATPase, whose translation MDIGTQGAPAPADLAWVRGVEAYTMGAYPQAEEEFRAAVRVDPGMADGWLGLHALRVDTTTALLRMYRSRERFGEQRARHRRTLNSWYWLGWWVQPVLESPRDLLLAHASHWLDGRHVPELDRALAGLPPVDADPQVRFLHACRAYLVKDWEQLVRHTEPLVNDPLLGIEAGLFGGMARVRLEMYGQAEPLLSAALMRCRSEQPQRKELRYWLARAHEGTGRSAAALPLYRAVHRIDPAFMDTSARLAAIAEYDGIDGYDESSGLAAVSLAGFGQDTADAQAEGDSALTAEARLGPDPQTQLPGAVPIVPPAGPRPKAVTPAQPAPPQFPAGPTDPVLLAEALAELERMVGLEPVKRQVKALSAQLKMARLRADQGLPVQPPKRHFVFSGPSGTGKTTVARILGRVFYALGLLGGDHLVEAQRADLVGEFLGQTAVKANELIDSAIGGVLFVDEAYSLSNSGYSKGDAYGDEALQVLLKRAEDNRDHLVVILAGYPEGMDRLLATNPGLSSRFTTRVDFPSYRPLELTAIGEVLAAENGDVWDDEVREELRSISGHVVDQGWIDELGNGRFLRTLYEKSCAYRDLRLSGYPGTPTREDLATLRLPDLMQAYGEVLSGRGPVDRDPQDPPL comes from the coding sequence ATGGACATCGGCACGCAGGGCGCACCGGCCCCGGCCGACCTCGCCTGGGTGCGCGGCGTGGAGGCCTACACCATGGGGGCCTATCCGCAGGCGGAGGAGGAGTTCCGGGCCGCGGTGCGGGTCGATCCCGGGATGGCCGACGGCTGGCTCGGCCTGCACGCCCTGCGCGTCGACACCACCACCGCGCTGCTGCGCATGTACCGCAGCCGCGAGCGCTTCGGCGAGCAGCGCGCCCGCCACCGCCGCACCCTCAACTCCTGGTACTGGCTGGGCTGGTGGGTTCAGCCGGTGCTCGAGAGCCCGCGTGATCTGCTGCTCGCCCACGCCTCCCACTGGCTCGACGGCCGTCATGTGCCGGAGCTGGACCGGGCGCTCGCGGGTCTGCCGCCGGTCGACGCCGATCCCCAGGTGCGCTTTCTGCACGCCTGCCGCGCGTATCTGGTCAAGGACTGGGAGCAGCTCGTACGTCATACCGAGCCGCTGGTCAACGATCCGCTGCTGGGCATCGAGGCCGGACTCTTCGGCGGGATGGCCCGGGTGCGTCTGGAGATGTACGGGCAGGCCGAGCCGCTGCTTTCCGCCGCTCTGATGCGCTGCCGCAGTGAGCAGCCACAGCGCAAGGAGCTGCGGTACTGGCTGGCGCGGGCCCACGAGGGTACCGGCCGCAGCGCCGCCGCCCTGCCGCTGTACCGGGCGGTGCACCGGATCGATCCGGCCTTCATGGACACATCGGCGCGTCTGGCCGCGATCGCGGAGTACGACGGGATCGACGGGTACGACGAGTCGTCAGGACTGGCCGCGGTGTCGCTGGCCGGCTTCGGGCAGGACACCGCGGACGCACAGGCGGAGGGGGACAGTGCGCTCACGGCCGAGGCGCGGCTCGGCCCCGATCCGCAGACCCAGCTCCCGGGCGCCGTGCCGATCGTCCCGCCCGCCGGCCCGAGGCCGAAGGCGGTTACTCCCGCGCAGCCCGCTCCACCGCAGTTCCCGGCGGGCCCCACCGATCCGGTGCTGCTCGCCGAAGCACTCGCGGAGCTGGAGCGGATGGTGGGCCTGGAGCCGGTGAAGCGGCAGGTCAAGGCGTTGTCCGCGCAGCTGAAGATGGCTCGGCTGCGCGCCGACCAGGGGCTGCCGGTGCAGCCGCCGAAACGGCATTTCGTCTTCTCCGGTCCCTCAGGCACCGGCAAGACGACCGTCGCGCGCATCCTCGGCCGGGTCTTCTACGCGCTGGGCCTGCTCGGCGGCGACCATCTGGTCGAGGCCCAACGGGCCGATCTTGTCGGTGAGTTCCTGGGCCAGACGGCCGTGAAGGCCAATGAGCTGATCGACTCGGCGATCGGCGGAGTGCTGTTCGTGGACGAGGCGTACAGCCTCTCCAATTCCGGCTACTCCAAGGGTGACGCGTACGGCGACGAGGCCCTCCAGGTTCTCCTCAAGCGAGCCGAGGACAACCGCGACCATCTGGTGGTCATCCTGGCCGGCTATCCCGAGGGCATGGACCGGCTGCTCGCCACCAACCCCGGTCTGTCCTCGCGCTTCACCACGCGGGTCGACTTCCCCTCGTACCGCCCCCTCGAACTGACCGCCATCGGCGAAGTGCTCGCGGCCGAGAACGGTGATGTGTGGGACGACGAGGTGCGTGAGGAACTGCGCTCCATCAGCGGACATGTGGTCGACCAGGGCTGGATCGACGAGCTCGGCAACGGCCGGTTCCTGCGCACGCTCTATGAGAAGAGCTGCGCCTACCGGGATCTGCGGCTGTCCGGATATCCCGGCACGCCGACCCGCGAGGATCTCGCCACACTGAGGCTGCCCGATCTGATGCAGGCGTACGGCGAGGTCCTGTCGGGCCGCGGTCCGGTGGACCGCGACCCGCAGGACCCGCCGCTCTGA
- a CDS encoding hemolysin family protein, with the protein MSVLQLLFAVLLVLANGFFVGAEFALVSVRRSQVEPLAAEGSSRARQVLYGLENLPQMMAAAQFGITICSLTLGAVAEPTVANLLEPVFHAAHLPDGLIHPLGYVVALAVVVSLHLVIGEMVPKNLAMAAPEKTALWLSPGLVTFARLCRPVTAALGACARLVLRAFRVEPKDEVEAVFTSEQLNRLVEDSGQAGLLEPAEQERLEDALELGSRPVTDVLITRSALVTVAPSVTPRQVEELTVRTGYSRFPVCGEGEGPFMGYLHVKDVLDLEDRERAVPQQIWRPMATLRGELPLDDALTVMRRAATHLAQVADASGRVLGLVALEDVLEMLVGEVRDPAHRVTVPRASETALDTALVG; encoded by the coding sequence ATGAGCGTCCTCCAACTTCTTTTCGCCGTCCTGCTGGTGCTGGCCAACGGCTTCTTCGTCGGCGCGGAGTTCGCGCTCGTCTCGGTACGCCGCAGCCAGGTCGAACCGCTGGCCGCGGAGGGTTCCTCGCGGGCCAGGCAGGTGCTGTACGGACTGGAGAACCTGCCGCAGATGATGGCCGCCGCGCAGTTCGGCATCACCATTTGCTCACTGACCCTGGGCGCGGTCGCCGAACCGACCGTGGCCAATCTGCTGGAACCGGTTTTCCACGCCGCGCATCTGCCCGATGGGCTGATCCATCCACTGGGCTATGTCGTCGCACTGGCCGTGGTCGTCTCCCTGCACCTGGTCATCGGCGAGATGGTCCCGAAGAACCTGGCGATGGCCGCCCCGGAGAAGACCGCGCTCTGGCTCAGCCCGGGCCTGGTCACCTTCGCCCGGCTGTGCCGCCCGGTCACTGCGGCGCTCGGCGCCTGCGCCCGGCTGGTGCTGCGGGCCTTCCGAGTCGAGCCGAAGGACGAGGTGGAGGCGGTCTTCACCAGTGAACAGCTGAACCGTCTGGTGGAGGACTCGGGCCAGGCGGGGCTGCTGGAGCCCGCGGAGCAGGAGCGGCTGGAGGATGCGCTGGAGCTGGGCAGCCGCCCGGTGACGGATGTGCTGATCACCCGCTCCGCGCTGGTGACGGTCGCCCCTTCGGTCACCCCGCGCCAGGTCGAGGAGCTGACGGTACGTACCGGCTACTCCCGCTTCCCGGTCTGCGGGGAGGGCGAAGGCCCGTTCATGGGTTACCTCCATGTCAAGGATGTCCTCGACCTGGAGGACCGGGAACGGGCCGTGCCCCAGCAGATCTGGCGCCCCATGGCGACCCTGCGGGGCGAGCTCCCGCTCGATGACGCCCTCACCGTGATGCGCCGCGCGGCCACCCACCTCGCCCAGGTCGCGGACGCGTCGGGACGGGTGCTGGGTCTGGTCGCGCTGGAGGACGTCCTGGAAATGCTGGTCGGCGAGGTCCGCGACCCGGCCCACCGGGTGACGGTCCCCCGTGCGTCCGAGACTGCCCTGGACACCGCCCTGGTCGGCTGA
- a CDS encoding hemolysin family protein, with product MIVSLLLLAAAFLLILANGFFVAAEFGLVTVERPDAERAAAEGDRRAGRVVKALRELSFQLSGTQLGITITSLVVGMLAEPALAGLLAGPLTATGLPAGAVSGIAVVIAMLLASAVQMVIGELVPKNWAISRPLQVARFVAGPQHLFSTVFRPVITLLNTVANRLVRMLGVEPAEELASARTPGELVSLARHSARAGALEQDTADLFVRTLSLGHLTAQHVMTPRVKMSALQSDAAAADVLNLTRATGLSRFPVYRERIDEIVGMVHLKDALAVPVDERQRTRVDRVAVPPLLVPETLPVQQLLERLRSEQPIAVVVDEYGGTAGVVTLEDIIEELVGEVRDEHDAEADAQPELASVAAEEGNPAWEADGSCRVLTLRRIGLDVPEGPYETVAGLVADLLGRIPAPGDRAELPGWRLLVRQVGRYRAERVRLVRTADVPALPEAVR from the coding sequence ATGATCGTCTCTCTTCTGCTGCTCGCCGCAGCGTTCCTCCTGATCCTCGCCAATGGCTTCTTCGTGGCGGCCGAGTTCGGCCTGGTCACGGTGGAGCGGCCCGATGCCGAGCGCGCCGCCGCCGAGGGCGACCGCCGCGCCGGCCGTGTCGTCAAGGCACTGCGGGAGCTGTCCTTCCAGCTCTCCGGCACCCAGCTCGGCATCACCATCACCTCGCTCGTGGTCGGCATGCTCGCCGAGCCCGCGCTCGCCGGACTGCTCGCCGGGCCGCTGACCGCCACCGGGCTGCCCGCGGGGGCCGTCTCCGGGATCGCGGTGGTGATCGCGATGCTGCTCGCCTCCGCCGTCCAGATGGTGATCGGTGAGCTCGTCCCCAAGAACTGGGCGATTTCCCGGCCGTTGCAGGTCGCGCGATTCGTCGCCGGCCCGCAGCATCTCTTCTCTACGGTCTTCCGTCCGGTCATCACCCTGCTCAACACCGTCGCCAACCGTCTCGTGCGGATGCTCGGCGTCGAACCCGCCGAGGAGCTGGCGTCCGCCCGCACGCCCGGTGAGCTGGTCTCGCTGGCCCGCCACTCGGCACGCGCCGGAGCGCTGGAGCAGGACACCGCTGACCTGTTCGTACGGACGCTCTCGCTCGGCCATCTCACCGCGCAGCATGTGATGACGCCGCGGGTGAAGATGAGCGCGCTGCAGAGCGACGCCGCCGCGGCCGATGTCCTCAACCTCACCCGCGCGACCGGACTTTCGCGCTTTCCCGTCTACCGGGAGCGCATCGACGAGATCGTCGGCATGGTGCACCTCAAGGACGCACTCGCGGTGCCGGTCGACGAACGGCAGCGAACCCGGGTGGACCGGGTCGCCGTCCCACCGCTCCTCGTGCCCGAGACGCTGCCCGTGCAGCAGCTGCTGGAGCGGCTGCGCAGCGAGCAGCCCATCGCCGTCGTGGTCGACGAGTACGGCGGCACCGCCGGAGTCGTCACGCTCGAGGACATCATCGAGGAACTCGTCGGCGAGGTCCGCGACGAGCATGACGCTGAGGCGGACGCCCAGCCCGAACTGGCCTCCGTGGCCGCGGAGGAGGGCAACCCCGCCTGGGAGGCAGACGGCAGCTGCCGCGTCCTCACGCTGCGCCGGATAGGCCTCGATGTGCCCGAGGGCCCGTACGAGACGGTGGCAGGCCTCGTCGCCGATCTGCTGGGACGTATTCCCGCCCCCGGTGACCGGGCCGAACTCCCCGGCTGGCGGCTCCTGGTCCGCCAGGTGGGCCGCTACCGGGCCGAGCGGGTGCGCCTGGTGCGTACCGCCGACGTCCCGGCCCTGCCGGAGGCCGTGCGATGA
- a CDS encoding PH domain-containing protein produces MPAAAPQVPALPVTFRPTRTRIVLLTVGAVMFAVITAIALLLEKLSAAERSSFIFTALVFLGVLALLSRPKVVADENGVTVINLTRTRQLEWAEILRVNLRPGDPWVFLDLSDGTSLPVLGIQPGIAKAHAISDARALRALAECRGTRPDED; encoded by the coding sequence ATGCCCGCCGCCGCGCCTCAAGTCCCCGCGCTCCCGGTCACATTCAGGCCGACCCGTACCCGGATCGTTCTGCTGACCGTGGGCGCGGTGATGTTCGCCGTGATCACCGCCATCGCCCTGCTGCTGGAGAAGCTGAGCGCGGCGGAGCGGAGCAGCTTCATCTTCACCGCCCTGGTCTTCCTCGGAGTGCTGGCCCTGCTCAGCAGGCCGAAGGTCGTCGCCGACGAGAACGGCGTCACTGTCATCAATCTCACCCGTACGCGCCAACTGGAGTGGGCCGAGATCCTGCGGGTGAATCTCCGCCCCGGGGACCCGTGGGTCTTCCTCGACCTCAGCGATGGCACCAGCCTGCCTGTACTGGGCATTCAGCCCGGTATCGCCAAGGCGCACGCCATCAGTGACGCCCGCGCTCTGCGGGCTCTCGCGGAATGCCGGGGCACCCGCCCGGACGAGGACTGA
- the hisG gene encoding ATP phosphoribosyltransferase, producing MLRIAVPNKGSLSGPASAMLHEAGYQQRKESKELVLVDPENDVEFFYLRPRDIAIYVSSGKLDIGITGRDLLLDSGANAEEILQLGFARSTFRYATKPGTADGVGDFGGMTVATSYEGIVAKHLADEGIDASVVHLDGAVETAIQLGVAQIIADVVETGTSLRNAGLEVIGEPIMKSEAVVIRRTGAPADDPKVQQFLRRLQGVLVARSYVMMDYDCRVEHLERAVALTPGLESPTISPLHHEGWVAVRSMVAAKEAQRIMDDLYDLGARAILTTAIHACRL from the coding sequence ATGCTGCGCATCGCCGTCCCCAACAAGGGTTCACTGTCCGGACCTGCGTCGGCGATGCTCCATGAGGCCGGCTACCAGCAGCGCAAGGAGTCCAAGGAGCTCGTACTCGTCGACCCCGAGAACGACGTCGAGTTCTTCTACCTGCGCCCGCGCGACATCGCGATCTACGTCAGCTCCGGCAAGCTCGACATCGGCATCACCGGCCGCGATCTGCTGTTGGACTCCGGCGCCAACGCCGAGGAGATCCTCCAGCTCGGCTTCGCCCGCTCCACCTTCCGCTACGCGACCAAGCCCGGCACTGCCGACGGAGTCGGCGACTTCGGCGGAATGACGGTCGCCACCTCCTACGAGGGCATCGTCGCCAAGCACCTCGCCGACGAGGGCATCGACGCCTCCGTCGTCCACCTCGACGGCGCCGTCGAGACGGCGATCCAGCTTGGCGTCGCGCAGATCATCGCGGACGTCGTGGAGACCGGTACCAGCCTGCGCAACGCCGGTCTGGAGGTCATCGGCGAGCCGATCATGAAGTCCGAGGCGGTCGTCATCCGCCGCACCGGTGCGCCCGCCGACGACCCCAAGGTGCAGCAGTTCCTGCGCCGCCTCCAGGGCGTCCTGGTCGCCCGCAGCTACGTGATGATGGACTACGACTGCCGGGTCGAGCACCTCGAGCGGGCCGTCGCCCTCACCCCGGGCCTCGAGTCGCCGACCATCTCGCCGCTGCACCACGAGGGCTGGGTCGCCGTCCGTTCCATGGTCGCGGCCAAGGAGGCGCAGCGGATCATGGACGATCTGTACGACCTCGGCGCACGGGCGATCCTCACCACGGCCATCCACGCCTGCCGCCTCTGA
- a CDS encoding phosphoribosyl-ATP diphosphatase → MANKTFEELFAELQLKAKNGDPATSRTAELVDKGVHAIGKKVVEEAAEVWMAAEYEGKEAAAEEISQLLYHVQVMMVARGISLDDVYAHL, encoded by the coding sequence ATGGCGAACAAAACCTTCGAAGAGCTCTTCGCCGAGCTGCAGCTCAAGGCGAAGAACGGCGACCCGGCCACCTCCCGCACCGCCGAGCTGGTGGACAAGGGAGTGCATGCCATCGGCAAGAAGGTCGTCGAGGAGGCCGCCGAGGTGTGGATGGCCGCCGAGTACGAGGGCAAGGAAGCCGCCGCCGAGGAGATCTCGCAGCTGCTGTACCACGTCCAGGTGATGATGGTCGCGCGCGGGATCTCCCTCGACGACGTCTACGCCCACCTCTGA
- the ribH gene encoding 6,7-dimethyl-8-ribityllumazine synthase, producing the protein MSGKGAPELSVRNCGDLRVAVIAAQWHEKVMDGLVDGALRALHELGIDEPTLLRVPGSFELPVVAKVLAGRGYDAVVALGVVIRGGTPHFEYVCQGVTQGLTQVSIDTGVPIGFGVLTCDTEEQALDRAGLEGSNEDKGHEAVTAAVATATTLRTVSEPWR; encoded by the coding sequence ATGAGCGGCAAGGGTGCACCCGAACTGTCCGTACGCAACTGCGGCGACCTGCGGGTGGCTGTGATCGCGGCCCAGTGGCACGAGAAGGTCATGGACGGCCTCGTCGACGGCGCTCTGCGCGCATTGCACGAGCTGGGCATCGACGAGCCGACACTGCTGCGTGTCCCCGGCAGCTTCGAGCTGCCGGTGGTCGCCAAGGTGCTGGCGGGCCGCGGCTACGACGCGGTCGTCGCGCTCGGCGTCGTCATCCGCGGCGGCACCCCGCACTTCGAGTATGTGTGCCAGGGCGTCACCCAGGGCCTCACCCAGGTCTCCATCGACACCGGCGTCCCGATCGGCTTCGGCGTCCTGACCTGCGACACCGAGGAGCAGGCGCTGGACCGCGCCGGACTTGAAGGGTCGAACGAGGACAAGGGCCACGAGGCGGTCACCGCCGCCGTCGCCACCGCCACCACGCTGCGTACCGTCAGCGAACCCTGGCGCTGA
- a CDS encoding bifunctional 3,4-dihydroxy-2-butanone-4-phosphate synthase/GTP cyclohydrolase II produces the protein MTSRPSPTTLPEAPRATPSTPTWYSTDNVEDFALDPVEQAIRDIAAGRPVVVVDDEDRENEGDLVIAAEKATPEIVAFMMSECRGLICAPMEGEELERLDLPQMVEHNTESMRTAFTVSVDAGPAFGVTTGISAADRATTLQLLAGGRAEASDFVRPGHVFPLRAKPGGVLVRNGHTEAAVDLARLAGLRPAGAIVEIAGEDGVMLRLPELIPFARKHGLTIISIEDLIAYRRTSEPTVKREAEVDLPTSFGQFTAFGYRSTVDGVEHVALVHGEIGDGDDVLVRVHSECLTGDIFHSLRCDCGPQLQASMEHITKAGRGVVVYLRGHEGRGIGLLSKLRAYELQERGRDTLDANLELGLPADARDYGAGAQILEDLGVRSLRLMTNNPDKIAALVRHGLTVDGREPMPVQAGEHNLRYLRTKRDRMGHDLPWLDASGASACGNQ, from the coding sequence ATGACTTCCCGCCCGTCACCCACCACCCTGCCCGAGGCGCCTCGCGCCACCCCCTCGACGCCCACCTGGTACTCCACCGACAATGTCGAGGACTTCGCCCTCGACCCGGTGGAGCAGGCCATCCGCGACATCGCGGCGGGAAGGCCCGTCGTGGTCGTCGACGACGAGGACCGCGAGAACGAGGGCGACCTCGTCATCGCCGCCGAGAAGGCCACACCCGAGATCGTCGCCTTCATGATGAGCGAGTGCCGCGGCCTGATCTGCGCTCCTATGGAGGGTGAGGAGCTGGAGCGGCTCGACCTGCCGCAGATGGTCGAGCACAACACCGAGTCGATGCGGACGGCGTTCACCGTCTCCGTCGACGCGGGCCCGGCCTTCGGCGTCACCACCGGTATCTCCGCGGCCGACCGCGCAACCACCCTCCAGCTGCTGGCCGGCGGCAGGGCCGAGGCTTCCGATTTCGTACGCCCCGGTCATGTCTTCCCGCTCCGCGCCAAGCCCGGCGGGGTGCTGGTCCGCAACGGCCACACCGAGGCCGCCGTCGACCTGGCCCGCCTCGCCGGACTGCGCCCCGCCGGCGCGATCGTCGAGATCGCGGGCGAGGACGGAGTGATGCTGCGGCTGCCCGAGCTGATCCCGTTCGCCCGCAAGCACGGACTGACGATCATCTCCATCGAGGACCTGATCGCGTACCGCCGTACCTCCGAGCCGACAGTCAAGCGCGAGGCCGAGGTCGATCTGCCCACCTCCTTCGGCCAGTTCACCGCTTTCGGCTACCGCTCCACCGTCGACGGCGTCGAGCATGTCGCGCTCGTCCACGGCGAGATCGGCGACGGCGATGACGTCCTCGTACGCGTCCACTCCGAGTGCCTGACCGGCGACATCTTCCACTCGCTGCGCTGCGACTGCGGCCCCCAGCTGCAGGCCTCCATGGAGCACATCACGAAGGCCGGCCGCGGCGTCGTCGTCTATCTGCGCGGCCACGAGGGCCGTGGCATCGGCCTGCTGTCCAAGCTGCGTGCGTACGAACTCCAGGAGCGCGGCCGCGACACCCTCGACGCCAATCTCGAACTCGGCCTCCCCGCCGACGCCCGCGACTACGGCGCGGGCGCGCAGATCCTCGAGGACCTCGGCGTACGCAGCCTCCGGCTGATGACCAACAACCCCGACAAGATCGCCGCGCTCGTCCGCCACGGCCTCACGGTCGACGGCCGCGAGCCGATGCCCGTTCAAGCGGGCGAGCACAACCTCCGGTATCTGCGCACCAAGCGGGACCGGATGGGACACGATCTGCCCTGGCTCGACGCCTCCGGCGCGTCCGCCTGCGGCAACCAGTAA
- a CDS encoding nicotinamide mononucleotide transporter family protein, which yields MSWLNSEAFTAFEQHIKWSDMIGNTIGLIALALGWRRSIWTWPVQFVSGVILFAAFASSHLTGSAGKQVVVMVVAAWGWWQWTRGRQQAQDGSIAIRFASRRERVLLVAAAAIGTVAVAGLFTLEPSLSWDPWPDAYIFVGTLIAMYAQARGLVEFWFAWLLVDLVGVPLNFANGFAFSGFVYIIYGALVLWGMRDWWLRSRTSAKPSLEGAAA from the coding sequence GTGTCCTGGCTGAACTCCGAGGCGTTCACCGCCTTCGAGCAGCACATCAAGTGGTCCGACATGATCGGTAACACGATCGGTCTGATCGCGCTCGCGCTCGGCTGGCGGCGCTCCATATGGACCTGGCCGGTGCAGTTCGTCTCCGGAGTCATTCTCTTCGCCGCGTTCGCCTCGTCACATCTGACCGGCAGCGCGGGCAAGCAGGTCGTGGTCATGGTCGTCGCCGCGTGGGGCTGGTGGCAGTGGACCCGTGGCCGGCAGCAGGCCCAGGACGGCTCGATCGCCATCCGCTTCGCGAGCCGGCGCGAGCGCGTACTCCTCGTCGCCGCCGCGGCAATCGGCACCGTCGCCGTCGCCGGGCTCTTCACCCTGGAGCCGTCGCTCTCCTGGGACCCGTGGCCCGACGCGTACATCTTCGTCGGCACTCTGATCGCCATGTACGCCCAGGCGCGCGGCCTCGTCGAGTTCTGGTTCGCCTGGCTGCTGGTCGATCTCGTCGGCGTCCCGCTCAACTTCGCCAACGGCTTCGCCTTCTCCGGTTTCGTCTACATCATTTACGGCGCGCTCGTCCTGTGGGGCATGCGCGACTGGTGGCTGCGCTCCCGTACGAGCGCCAAGCCCTCCCTGGAAGGAGCGGCAGCATGA